A genomic region of Roseateles amylovorans contains the following coding sequences:
- a CDS encoding DUF4197 domain-containing protein: protein MQRRELCAWMGATLATGLAAPSAFAFSLSEGDAATGVRAALERGAQAALENLGRTDGFLGNPQVRIELPSGLRDAARLLRTTGQGRRLDELITAMNRAAEQAMPEARQLLVNTVRNISVEDAVRIVRGGDDAVTRFFEDKTRSPLTDKFLPLVTRATERQSLSEKYNAVAGKAAGFGLVRKEDANLQSYVTGKALDGLYFMIGQEEKKIRQDPVGTGSAILKRVFGG from the coding sequence ATGCAACGACGTGAACTGTGCGCCTGGATGGGCGCCACGCTGGCGACCGGACTGGCCGCCCCTTCGGCCTTCGCTTTCAGCCTCAGCGAAGGCGATGCCGCCACTGGCGTGCGTGCCGCTTTGGAGCGCGGCGCCCAGGCCGCACTGGAAAACCTGGGACGCACCGATGGCTTCCTGGGCAATCCCCAGGTGCGCATCGAGCTGCCCAGCGGGCTGCGCGACGCCGCGCGGCTGCTGCGCACCACCGGGCAGGGCCGTCGGCTGGACGAGCTGATCACAGCAATGAACCGCGCCGCCGAGCAGGCCATGCCGGAGGCCCGGCAATTGCTGGTCAACACGGTGCGCAACATTTCGGTCGAGGATGCGGTGCGCATCGTGCGCGGCGGTGATGACGCCGTCACCCGCTTCTTCGAGGACAAGACCCGCTCCCCGCTGACCGACAAGTTCCTGCCCCTGGTGACCCGGGCCACCGAGCGCCAGTCGCTGAGCGAGAAGTACAACGCGGTGGCCGGCAAGGCCGCCGGCTTCGGACTCGTGCGCAAGGAGGATGCCAATCTGCAGTCCTATGTCACCGGCAAGGCCCTGGACGGGCTCTACTTCATGATCGGCCAGGAAGAAAAGAAGATCCGCCAGGATCCGGTGGGTACCGGCAGCGCCATCCTCAAGCGGGTCTTCGGCGGCTGA
- a CDS encoding homocysteine S-methyltransferase family protein, whose product MNASTSAVRYTRGAALPAILQSRIAVLDGAMGTMIQRYKLTETDFRGDRFLDHPKDLKGNNDLLVLTRPDVISEIHRQYLEAGSDIIETNTFGTTTVAQEDYGLGHFAYEMNVAAARLARQACDAFSTPDKPRFAAGALGPTPRTASISPDVNDPGARNVDFDTLRLAYYEQGKALLEGGVDLFLVETIFDTLNAKAAIFALDALMDDTGERLPVIISGTVTDASGRILSGQTVTAFWHSVRHARPLAVGLNCALGAALMRPYIEELAKAAGDTPISCYPNAGLPNPMSDTGFDETPDVTGRLVGEFAAAGFLNIAGGCCGTTPDHIRAIAKSVSAYRPRAVGEKLFSGLVEA is encoded by the coding sequence ATGAACGCCTCGACTTCCGCCGTCCGCTACACCCGCGGCGCCGCCCTGCCCGCCATCCTCCAGTCGCGCATTGCCGTCCTTGACGGCGCGATGGGCACGATGATCCAGCGCTATAAGCTGACCGAGACAGACTTTCGCGGCGATCGGTTCCTGGATCATCCCAAGGACCTCAAGGGCAACAACGACCTGCTGGTGCTCACCCGCCCGGATGTGATCTCCGAGATCCACCGCCAGTACCTCGAGGCCGGTTCCGACATCATCGAGACCAACACCTTCGGCACCACCACGGTGGCCCAGGAGGACTATGGGCTCGGGCATTTCGCCTATGAAATGAACGTCGCCGCCGCCCGCCTGGCCCGCCAGGCCTGCGACGCGTTCAGCACGCCCGACAAACCACGCTTCGCCGCCGGTGCCCTCGGCCCCACGCCGCGCACCGCGTCCATCAGCCCGGATGTCAACGACCCCGGTGCCCGCAATGTGGACTTCGATACCCTGCGCCTCGCGTACTACGAGCAAGGCAAGGCCTTGCTCGAAGGCGGCGTCGACCTGTTCCTCGTCGAAACCATCTTCGACACGCTCAATGCCAAGGCGGCCATCTTCGCCCTCGATGCGCTGATGGACGACACCGGCGAGCGGCTGCCCGTCATCATCTCCGGCACCGTCACCGACGCGTCCGGGCGCATCCTGTCCGGCCAGACCGTCACCGCCTTCTGGCACTCGGTCCGCCATGCGCGGCCGCTGGCCGTCGGCCTGAACTGCGCGCTCGGCGCCGCCCTGATGCGGCCCTATATCGAGGAACTGGCCAAAGCGGCCGGTGATACCCCGATCTCCTGCTATCCGAATGCGGGGTTGCCCAATCCGATGAGCGACACCGGCTTCGACGAAACACCCGATGTGACCGGACGGCTCGTCGGCGAGTTCGCGGCAGCGGGCTTCCTCAATATCGCCGGAGGATGCTGCGGGACCACGCCCGACCACATTCGCGCGATTGCCAAGAGCGTGTCGGCCTACCGGCCCCGAGCGGTGGGGGAAAAGCTCTTCAGCGGTTTGGTGGAGGCCTGA
- a CDS encoding HD-GYP domain-containing protein, whose amino-acid sequence MDLVQLPPHSLRTGQVLTFSLRDSAGHLLFAAGNALPDTPQVRELIARGPFVQAHETREYQRALNFKLDTMVLQGASLSQIARAEADYQRTDFHAERGATRPAPLEVSDAAAWSDLQWHAQQVLRSPERPDFLPRLTQLLDSVLARLTRQPDASLALLIHDAGQESQQYSARHALLSLGLSELTARQLGWDDARRRSLGLAALTMNLSITQQQDQHALRSDGLNGAQREQLAGHGDRAAVLLREMGVTDDAWLGAVRLHHDAGPGPLAPRGDGELMGRLLRRIDVYGARLSPRRHRRALSAAQAARAIYLDELKQPDEAGIALIKSIGLYPPGSLVRLANGEEGMVIKRGHSANEPTVAALVGKSGSPLTTPVLRDTRLPAQAISVSLAPHELRLRIHMETMLKLY is encoded by the coding sequence ATGGATCTGGTCCAACTCCCCCCCCACAGCCTGCGCACCGGACAGGTGCTGACGTTCTCACTGCGCGACAGTGCCGGGCATCTTCTGTTCGCGGCCGGCAATGCGCTGCCCGACACCCCTCAGGTGCGCGAGCTGATTGCGCGCGGCCCGTTCGTCCAGGCCCACGAGACTCGCGAATACCAGCGCGCGTTGAACTTCAAGCTGGACACGATGGTGCTGCAAGGTGCGTCGCTGTCGCAGATTGCCCGTGCGGAGGCGGATTACCAGCGCACCGACTTCCATGCGGAGCGCGGCGCCACCCGGCCCGCACCGTTGGAGGTCAGCGATGCGGCCGCCTGGTCCGACCTGCAATGGCATGCGCAGCAGGTGCTGCGATCGCCGGAGCGCCCCGACTTCCTGCCGCGCCTGACGCAATTGCTGGACAGCGTGCTGGCCCGGCTGACCCGTCAGCCCGACGCCTCGCTGGCGCTGCTGATCCACGACGCCGGCCAGGAGTCGCAGCAGTACAGCGCGCGGCATGCGCTGCTGTCGCTGGGCCTGTCGGAGCTCACCGCCCGGCAACTGGGCTGGGACGACGCCCGGCGGCGTTCGCTGGGTCTGGCGGCGCTGACGATGAACCTGAGCATCACGCAGCAGCAGGACCAGCACGCGCTCCGATCGGACGGCCTGAACGGCGCCCAGCGTGAGCAACTGGCCGGTCACGGCGACCGGGCCGCCGTGCTGCTGCGCGAGATGGGCGTGACCGACGACGCCTGGCTCGGCGCGGTGCGCCTGCACCATGACGCCGGCCCGGGTCCGCTGGCCCCGCGGGGCGACGGCGAGCTCATGGGGCGGCTGCTGCGGCGCATCGATGTCTACGGTGCGCGGCTGAGCCCGCGGCGCCACCGGCGGGCGCTGTCCGCCGCGCAGGCGGCCCGGGCCATCTATCTGGACGAACTCAAGCAGCCGGATGAAGCGGGCATTGCCCTGATCAAGTCCATCGGCCTGTATCCCCCCGGCTCGCTGGTGCGTCTGGCCAACGGCGAAGAGGGCATGGTCATCAAGCGCGGCCACAGCGCGAATGAGCCGACCGTGGCGGCGCTGGTGGGCAAAAGCGGCAGCCCGCTGACCACGCCGGTGTTGCGCGACACGCGCCTGCCGGCGCAGGCCATCAGTGTGAGTCTGGCGCCGCATGAGCTGCGCCTGCGCATTCACATGGAAACGATGCTGAAGCTGTACTGA
- the metH gene encoding methionine synthase: MSANSTRSAGAAQAAGSAESAESVQRAAHAASVVPPMKLAGLEPVAIGAGTLFVNIGERTNVTGSKAFARLILNGEFEAALGVARQQVENGAQVIDINMDEAMLDSKAAMVRFLNLIASEPEIARVPIMIDSSKWEVIEAGLKCIQGKGIVNSISLKEGEPEFRRQAKLIRRYGAAAVVMAFDETGQADTYQRKVEICERAYRLLVDEIGFPPEDIIFDPNIFAIATGIEEHNNYAVDFINATRWIKQNLPGAKVSGGVSNVSFSFRGNEPVREAIHTVFLYHAIQAGMDMGIVNAGMVGVYDEIPVDLRERVEDVVLNRRDDATERLLEVAETVKGAAKDDTAKLAWRAGDVAARLSHALIHGITDFIVEDTEEAWQAIQARGGRPLHVIEGPLMAGMNVVGDLFGAGKMFLPQVVKSARVMKSAVAHLVPYIEEEKRRMEAAGDDVRSKGKIVIATVKGDVHDIGKNIVTVVLQCNNFEVVNMGVMVPCQDILAKAKVEGADIIGLSGLITPSLEEMQHVAAEMQRDDYFRMKKIPLLIGGATTSRVHTAVKISPHYEGPVVYVPDASRSVGVCSDLLSDERATRFIDELKSDYEKVRVLHANKKQTPLVPLAEARANKLKADFASYQPPQPKFIGRRQFRNYDLAELAPCIDWAPFFQTWDLAGPFPAILKDEIVGTEAQRVFSDGKRMLQRLIEGRWLTANGVLGLYPAAQVNDDDIEIYSDESRSEVLMTWRGLRMQSERPVVDGVRRPNRALADYIAAKGSVPDYIGLFAVTAGIGVDRKEAQFMADHDDYSAIMLKALADRLAEAFAERLHQRVRQEFWGYAPEESLSNEQLIQERYRGIRPAPGYPACPDHLVKRDLFRVLQCEDVGMALTEGMAMTPAASVSGFYFAHPESAYFNVGRIGDDQVADWAARMALDQVDARRALAPLIG, encoded by the coding sequence ATGTCCGCCAATTCCACCCGTTCCGCCGGTGCCGCCCAAGCTGCTGGATCCGCAGAATCCGCTGAATCCGTCCAGCGCGCCGCCCACGCGGCGTCGGTCGTCCCGCCGATGAAGCTGGCCGGTCTGGAGCCGGTGGCCATCGGCGCCGGCACGCTGTTCGTCAACATCGGCGAGCGCACCAACGTCACCGGCTCCAAGGCCTTTGCCCGGCTGATCCTGAACGGCGAATTCGAAGCCGCGCTGGGCGTCGCCCGCCAGCAGGTGGAAAACGGCGCCCAGGTGATCGACATCAACATGGACGAGGCCATGCTCGACAGCAAGGCCGCGATGGTGCGCTTCCTCAACCTGATCGCCTCCGAGCCGGAGATCGCGCGGGTGCCGATCATGATCGACTCCTCCAAGTGGGAGGTGATCGAGGCCGGCCTGAAATGCATCCAGGGCAAGGGCATCGTCAATTCGATCTCGCTCAAGGAGGGCGAGCCCGAGTTCCGCCGCCAGGCCAAGCTGATCCGCCGCTACGGCGCCGCCGCGGTGGTGATGGCCTTCGACGAGACCGGCCAGGCCGACACCTACCAGCGCAAGGTCGAGATCTGCGAGCGGGCCTACCGGCTGCTGGTCGACGAGATCGGTTTCCCGCCGGAAGACATCATCTTCGACCCCAACATCTTCGCGATCGCCACCGGCATCGAGGAGCACAACAACTACGCGGTCGACTTCATCAACGCCACCCGCTGGATCAAGCAGAACCTGCCCGGCGCCAAGGTCAGCGGTGGCGTGTCCAACGTGTCGTTCAGCTTCCGCGGCAATGAGCCGGTGCGTGAGGCCATCCACACCGTGTTTCTCTATCACGCCATCCAGGCGGGGATGGACATGGGCATCGTCAACGCCGGCATGGTCGGCGTGTATGACGAGATCCCCGTCGATCTGCGTGAGCGGGTCGAGGACGTGGTGCTCAATCGCCGTGACGATGCCACCGAGCGGCTGCTCGAGGTGGCGGAGACGGTCAAGGGCGCGGCCAAGGACGACACCGCCAAGCTCGCCTGGCGCGCCGGCGATGTGGCCGCGCGGCTGTCGCATGCGCTGATCCACGGCATCACCGACTTCATCGTGGAAGACACCGAGGAAGCCTGGCAGGCGATCCAGGCACGTGGCGGTCGGCCGCTGCATGTGATCGAAGGCCCGCTGATGGCCGGCATGAATGTGGTGGGCGACCTGTTCGGCGCCGGCAAGATGTTCCTGCCCCAGGTGGTGAAGAGTGCGCGGGTGATGAAGTCCGCCGTGGCGCACCTGGTGCCCTACATCGAAGAGGAAAAGCGCCGCATGGAGGCCGCCGGTGACGATGTCCGCTCCAAGGGCAAGATCGTTATCGCCACGGTGAAGGGCGATGTGCACGACATCGGCAAGAACATCGTCACCGTGGTCCTGCAGTGCAACAACTTCGAGGTGGTGAACATGGGCGTGATGGTCCCGTGTCAGGACATCCTGGCCAAGGCCAAGGTCGAAGGCGCGGACATCATCGGCCTGTCCGGCCTGATCACGCCCAGCCTCGAGGAAATGCAGCATGTCGCGGCCGAGATGCAGCGCGACGACTACTTCCGCATGAAGAAGATCCCGCTGCTCATCGGTGGCGCCACCACCAGCCGGGTGCACACCGCGGTGAAGATCTCGCCGCATTACGAAGGCCCGGTGGTGTATGTGCCGGATGCGTCGCGCTCGGTGGGCGTGTGCTCGGACCTGCTGTCCGATGAGCGTGCGACCCGCTTCATCGACGAACTGAAGTCGGATTATGAGAAGGTCCGGGTGCTGCATGCCAACAAGAAGCAGACCCCGCTGGTGCCGCTGGCCGAGGCCCGCGCCAACAAGCTGAAGGCCGACTTCGCCAGCTATCAGCCGCCGCAGCCGAAGTTCATCGGCCGGCGCCAGTTCCGCAACTACGACCTGGCCGAGCTGGCGCCGTGCATCGATTGGGCGCCGTTCTTCCAGACCTGGGACCTGGCCGGCCCGTTCCCGGCGATCCTCAAGGATGAGATTGTCGGCACCGAGGCGCAGCGGGTCTTCAGCGATGGCAAGCGGATGCTGCAGCGTCTGATCGAAGGCCGGTGGCTGACGGCCAACGGCGTGCTCGGGCTCTATCCGGCGGCCCAGGTCAATGACGACGACATCGAGATCTACAGCGATGAATCCCGCAGCGAGGTGTTGATGACCTGGCGCGGTCTGCGCATGCAGTCGGAGCGTCCGGTGGTGGACGGGGTGCGTCGCCCTAACCGCGCATTGGCTGACTACATCGCCGCCAAGGGCAGCGTGCCCGACTACATCGGCCTGTTCGCGGTCACCGCCGGCATCGGCGTGGATCGCAAGGAAGCGCAGTTCATGGCCGACCATGACGACTACTCCGCGATCATGCTGAAGGCCCTGGCCGACCGTCTGGCCGAGGCCTTCGCGGAGCGGCTGCACCAGCGGGTGCGGCAGGAATTCTGGGGCTACGCACCGGAAGAGTCGCTCAGCAACGAGCAACTGATCCAGGAGCGCTACCGCGGCATCCGTCCCGCACCCGGCTATCCGGCCTGCCCGGATCATCTGGTCAAGCGCGACCTGTTCCGGGTGCTGCAGTGCGAAGACGTCGGCATGGCGCTCACCGAGGGCATGGCGATGACGCCGGCGGCGAGCGTCAGCGGCTTCTATTTCGCGCATCCGGAGTCGGCTTACTTCAATGTGGGCCGCATCGGCGATGACCAGGTGGCCGACTGGGCCGCGCGGATGGCGCTGGATCAGGTCGATGCTCGCCGGGCGTTGGCGCCTCTGATCGGTTGA
- a CDS encoding glycine zipper 2TM domain-containing protein, whose protein sequence is MAMSSNQKMIAGVAGAAVVAVAAFMAGRHQSAPEGPMTAGNTANAVDEANAAKQSGNDAVPAQRNNNGNGNGNSNTNQRVANNGRSNNGDSGGYADSNGNNATQQAVPRLCAECATVVSVRQETREGKGSGIGVVGGAVIGGLLGNQIGGGTGKKVATVGGAVAGGYAGNEIEKRQRSTTVWVVRLRNADQSTRNMEFSHDPQVQNGDVVRARDGRLERQ, encoded by the coding sequence ATGGCGATGAGTAGCAACCAGAAGATGATCGCGGGCGTGGCGGGCGCCGCTGTGGTGGCCGTGGCCGCCTTCATGGCCGGTCGCCATCAGTCGGCGCCGGAAGGCCCGATGACGGCGGGCAACACCGCCAACGCGGTGGATGAGGCCAATGCAGCGAAGCAATCGGGCAACGACGCCGTGCCGGCCCAGCGCAACAACAATGGCAACGGCAACGGCAACTCGAATACGAACCAGCGCGTGGCCAACAACGGCCGTTCGAACAACGGCGACAGCGGCGGTTATGCCGACAGCAACGGCAACAACGCCACGCAGCAGGCAGTGCCACGGCTGTGCGCCGAGTGCGCCACGGTGGTCTCGGTGCGTCAGGAGACGCGTGAAGGCAAGGGCTCGGGCATCGGCGTCGTCGGCGGCGCGGTGATCGGCGGCCTGCTGGGCAACCAGATCGGCGGCGGCACTGGCAAAAAGGTCGCGACCGTGGGTGGTGCGGTGGCCGGCGGTTACGCGGGCAACGAGATCGAAAAGCGCCAGCGCAGCACCACCGTGTGGGTGGTTCGCCTGCGCAACGCGGACCAGAGCACCCGCAACATGGAATTCAGCCATGACCCGCAGGTGCAGAACGGCGATGTGGTGCGCGCCCGTGATGGCCGCCTGGAGCGCCAGTAA
- a CDS encoding YifB family Mg chelatase-like AAA ATPase, whose amino-acid sequence MSLAVIHSRALDGLSAAAVDVEVHLANGLPSFTLVGLADLEVKESRERVRAALQSSGLDFPTNKRITVNLSPADLPKEGARFDLPIALGLLAASGQVDAETLGSFECAGELALSGELRPVRGALAMALALRASGHRRELVLPRGCADEAALVQGLVVREAQHLLDLVNALQPRSDAPLVRVQARPVPPPEAPPDLRDIKGQSAPKRALEVAAAGGLSVLFVGPPGTGKSMLAQRLPSLLPPLPEAEALESAALLSVNGQFHPSRWAQRPFRAPHHSASAPALIGGGSPPRPGEITLAQHGILFLDELPEFHRASLEALREPLETGRVHISRSAHQAEFPARFQLVAAMNPCPCGQLGNPLQSCRCSPDQIARYQGRLSGPLLDRLDLLVEVPVLPPEVLAAAPDGETSATVSQRVAAARDRALSRQGCINALLPAAQLDEHLKLEPAAEAMLHRAAGRLSWSGRSYHRVLRTARTVADLAGSEAITAAHVAEAIQWRRALPGRS is encoded by the coding sequence ATGTCTCTCGCCGTGATCCACAGCCGCGCCCTGGACGGCCTGTCCGCCGCCGCCGTCGATGTGGAGGTTCATCTGGCCAACGGCCTGCCGAGCTTCACGCTCGTCGGCCTGGCCGACCTGGAGGTGAAGGAGTCCCGCGAGCGGGTGCGCGCCGCGCTGCAGAGCAGCGGGCTGGACTTCCCCACGAACAAGCGCATCACCGTCAACCTGTCCCCGGCCGACCTGCCCAAGGAAGGCGCTCGTTTCGACCTGCCGATCGCCCTCGGCCTGCTGGCGGCCAGCGGGCAGGTGGATGCCGAGACGCTGGGATCGTTCGAATGCGCCGGCGAACTGGCGCTGTCCGGCGAGCTGCGTCCGGTTCGGGGTGCGCTGGCGATGGCGCTGGCGCTGCGTGCCAGCGGGCACCGCCGCGAGCTGGTGCTGCCGCGCGGCTGCGCGGATGAGGCCGCACTGGTGCAGGGCCTGGTCGTGCGGGAGGCACAGCACCTGCTGGACTTGGTGAATGCGCTGCAGCCCCGCAGCGATGCGCCGCTGGTGCGGGTGCAGGCCCGCCCGGTGCCGCCGCCCGAGGCGCCGCCGGATCTGCGGGACATCAAAGGCCAGTCCGCGCCCAAGCGCGCCCTCGAGGTCGCCGCCGCGGGCGGCCTGAGCGTGTTGTTTGTCGGGCCCCCCGGCACCGGCAAGTCGATGCTGGCGCAGCGGTTGCCCAGCCTGCTGCCGCCCTTGCCCGAGGCCGAGGCGCTGGAGTCGGCGGCGCTGCTCAGCGTCAATGGACAGTTCCATCCGTCTCGCTGGGCACAGCGGCCCTTTCGGGCGCCGCACCACAGCGCGTCCGCACCCGCGTTGATCGGGGGAGGATCGCCCCCGAGACCCGGCGAGATCACGCTGGCTCAGCACGGCATCCTGTTCCTCGATGAGCTGCCTGAATTTCATCGCGCCTCGCTGGAAGCCCTGCGCGAGCCGTTGGAGACCGGACGCGTGCACATCTCGCGCTCCGCCCACCAAGCGGAGTTCCCCGCGCGCTTCCAACTTGTGGCCGCGATGAATCCCTGCCCCTGCGGCCAACTGGGTAATCCGCTGCAGAGCTGTCGATGCTCGCCGGATCAGATCGCGCGCTACCAGGGTCGGCTCTCCGGCCCCTTGCTCGACCGGCTGGATCTGTTGGTCGAAGTGCCGGTGCTGCCGCCCGAAGTGCTCGCCGCCGCGCCCGACGGCGAAACCAGCGCCACGGTCAGCCAACGTGTGGCGGCAGCCCGCGACCGGGCCCTGTCGCGCCAGGGCTGCATCAATGCGCTGCTGCCCGCCGCCCAGTTGGATGAGCATCTGAAGCTCGAACCCGCCGCCGAGGCCATGCTGCATCGCGCCGCCGGCCGGCTGTCCTGGTCGGGCCGCAGCTATCACCGGGTGCTGCGGACGGCCCGCACCGTCGCGGATCTGGCAGGCAGCGAGGCCATCACCGCAGCCCACGTGGCCGAAGCAATCCAGTGGCGGCGCGCATTGCCGGGCCGAAGTTGA
- a CDS encoding DUF6484 domain-containing protein, translating to MSVLHLPASSLSEDDRSLSPVSAPNGEAHARELTLDLMSDMTGPAPQGAVPMPPGPGVVVAEFCGIDEQGHPRIRLPNATAPVIARTTIALPRRAAGQQALVFHDASASGGPIITGLLREPQPLAAEPSAMPFELEIDDERVVLNAGRQLVLRCGQASITLTREGKILLRGTYVCSQSSGVHRINGASVEIN from the coding sequence ATGTCAGTCTTGCACTTGCCCGCCAGTTCGTTGTCCGAGGACGATCGCTCCTTGTCGCCGGTGTCCGCCCCGAATGGCGAGGCGCATGCCCGGGAGCTCACGCTGGACCTGATGTCGGACATGACCGGCCCGGCGCCGCAGGGTGCGGTGCCAATGCCACCCGGACCTGGCGTGGTGGTGGCCGAGTTCTGCGGCATCGATGAACAGGGACATCCCCGCATCCGGCTGCCCAACGCGACGGCGCCGGTGATTGCCCGCACGACCATCGCCCTGCCGCGTCGTGCTGCGGGCCAGCAGGCCTTGGTGTTTCACGACGCCTCGGCATCGGGCGGTCCGATCATCACGGGGCTCCTGCGCGAGCCGCAGCCGCTGGCCGCCGAGCCGTCTGCGATGCCATTCGAGCTGGAGATCGACGATGAGCGGGTGGTGTTGAACGCGGGGCGCCAACTGGTCCTTCGATGTGGTCAGGCCAGCATCACGTTGACGCGCGAGGGAAAAATCCTGCTGCGCGGAACCTACGTCTGCAGCCAGTCCAGCGGGGTCCACCGGATCAACGGCGCCAGCGTCGAGATCAACTGA
- a CDS encoding DUF4150 domain-containing protein, whose product MGFFHRGSGGKGVAPGDVCLTPPPPPGGPIPVPYVNMLQASDLVKGSVTVSVDGEPTALEDASEVSTSTGDEAGNQGGGVVTHKTKGKGSFKNWSHTVKVEGKGVACHGHMMAQNTASDPPNCIDAAAITTFKVFLGDKFGKPCPAYDSKNPKHRFGTTKAQEDAVKGKTCWECAAQQAAGLTPQTMDPQNPASFGKFLDNEKEFMTRRNGAYKTRDRQEMTADHQPPLCLAWKMGGCHLEPTDGDPTGFQKKMREPDMVKPHCRDHSNMQGSPAGAFARRVNVSSLM is encoded by the coding sequence ATGGGCTTCTTCCATCGCGGCAGCGGTGGCAAGGGCGTGGCACCCGGGGACGTCTGTCTGACGCCGCCACCGCCGCCAGGCGGACCGATCCCCGTGCCCTACGTCAACATGCTGCAGGCGTCGGACCTGGTCAAGGGCAGCGTCACGGTGTCCGTCGACGGCGAACCGACGGCCCTGGAGGATGCATCGGAGGTTTCCACCAGCACCGGTGACGAGGCGGGCAATCAGGGCGGCGGCGTGGTCACCCACAAGACCAAGGGGAAAGGGTCGTTCAAGAACTGGTCCCACACGGTCAAGGTCGAAGGCAAGGGCGTCGCTTGCCACGGCCACATGATGGCCCAGAACACCGCGTCGGATCCGCCCAACTGCATTGACGCGGCCGCCATCACGACCTTCAAGGTCTTTCTTGGCGACAAGTTCGGGAAACCTTGCCCTGCGTACGACTCCAAGAATCCCAAACATCGATTCGGGACGACCAAGGCGCAAGAGGACGCGGTCAAGGGGAAGACGTGTTGGGAATGCGCCGCCCAGCAGGCGGCGGGGCTGACGCCTCAGACCATGGATCCCCAGAATCCGGCGTCGTTCGGCAAGTTCCTGGACAACGAAAAGGAATTCATGACCCGGCGCAACGGCGCCTACAAAACACGCGATCGCCAGGAGATGACGGCCGACCATCAACCGCCCTTGTGCCTGGCATGGAAGATGGGCGGGTGCCATCTTGAACCGACGGACGGGGATCCCACCGGATTCCAGAAAAAGATGCGCGAGCCGGACATGGTCAAACCCCATTGTCGAGACCACTCCAATATGCAAGGCTCCCCCGCTGGCGCGTTCGCCCGGCGCGTGAATGTGAGCAGCCTGATGTGA